The Citrifermentans bemidjiense Bem genome window below encodes:
- a CDS encoding glycosyltransferase family 2 protein — MNSHSQNADILFATVVVSVFNEEEVLPGFYDELSRVLGQLGAAAEVIFVNDGSNDGSAAVLKELASLDPRVKIINLSRNYGHEAAMIAGIDHSRGNPVICMDADLQHPPAKIGEMLEQYRNGFEIVCMKRVASNNLSRFDKMKSLFFYRLLNQLSPMEFETGASDFFMVSRRVANILKVEFRERIRFLRGYVQTLGFRKSVISYTASERACGKSKYTFSDLCGLSLNAFFSFSNLPLRLGIITGLIVGGFSILVGIYSIVMRFIGNAPSGYTTIVVLVSFLFAIQFFITGIIGEYIGVILIQSRERPIYLVDSMMNIAECHEAE; from the coding sequence ATGAACTCACATTCCCAAAATGCTGACATTCTGTTCGCGACTGTGGTGGTGTCGGTATTCAACGAAGAAGAAGTGCTGCCTGGTTTTTATGATGAACTGAGCCGGGTTCTCGGCCAATTGGGTGCTGCTGCAGAGGTTATTTTCGTAAACGATGGGAGCAATGACGGTAGTGCTGCGGTTCTTAAGGAACTGGCGAGCTTGGATCCTAGAGTAAAGATCATCAACCTTTCCCGCAATTACGGCCATGAAGCTGCGATGATCGCCGGCATAGACCACAGCAGGGGCAACCCGGTCATCTGCATGGACGCCGACCTCCAGCACCCGCCTGCTAAGATAGGCGAGATGCTTGAGCAGTACAGAAACGGCTTCGAGATCGTCTGCATGAAGAGGGTCGCCAGCAACAATCTCTCGCGCTTCGATAAGATGAAATCGTTGTTTTTCTATCGCCTGTTAAATCAACTTTCTCCCATGGAGTTCGAAACAGGCGCCTCCGATTTCTTCATGGTATCGAGAAGGGTGGCAAATATCCTAAAAGTTGAGTTTCGTGAAAGGATCCGTTTCCTTAGGGGGTACGTTCAGACACTCGGATTCCGCAAGTCGGTCATAAGCTACACCGCGAGCGAGCGGGCGTGCGGCAAAAGCAAGTACACGTTCTCCGATCTCTGCGGCCTTTCCCTCAACGCGTTCTTCAGCTTCAGCAACCTCCCGCTCAGGCTTGGGATAATCACCGGGTTAATAGTCGGTGGGTTCAGCATCCTGGTCGGCATTTACTCTATAGTGATGAGGTTCATCGGTAACGCGCCGTCAGGGTACACCACCATCGTCGTCCTTGTCTCGTTCCTGTTCGCCATACAGTTCTTTATCACCGGTATCATCGGTGAGTACATAGGGGTCATCCTGATACAGAGCAGGGAGAGGCCTATCTACCTAGTCGACTCAATGATGAACATCGCTGAGTGCCATGAAGCTGAATAG
- a CDS encoding class I SAM-dependent methyltransferase — MKLNRDVTVRINWFLDNVVPPFLRDSRMFMGVLFWLLFRDKAARFLDFKEQAPGLGEAGLRALYKELRNSHLERDTDLNRECLQRILSDIVGETVLDVGCGSGYVARRIAELGLKKVAGLDTNLPQEARSDQRVQWLEGSAEFLPFATGAADTVVCSHTLEHVVDIERAVAELRRVAAMRLIVVVPMQREYKYTFDLHLHFFPYPFSLLKLMKNPEAICVVIGNDLYYCEERQGQNAG, encoded by the coding sequence ATGAAGCTGAATAGGGATGTGACGGTAAGGATAAATTGGTTCCTGGACAATGTCGTTCCGCCGTTTCTGAGGGACAGCAGGATGTTCATGGGAGTGTTGTTCTGGCTGCTGTTCAGGGACAAGGCTGCACGCTTCCTGGATTTCAAAGAGCAGGCTCCCGGACTGGGAGAGGCGGGGCTCCGCGCACTTTACAAGGAACTGCGCAATAGCCATCTGGAGCGTGACACAGATCTAAACCGGGAATGCCTGCAACGCATACTCTCCGATATCGTAGGGGAAACGGTTCTGGACGTTGGGTGCGGCAGTGGGTACGTTGCACGGAGAATCGCTGAGCTTGGTCTGAAAAAAGTTGCAGGTCTGGATACCAATCTCCCGCAAGAAGCGCGATCAGACCAACGCGTGCAGTGGTTGGAGGGGAGCGCGGAGTTCCTTCCTTTTGCCACGGGGGCTGCGGACACAGTGGTCTGTTCCCACACGTTAGAGCACGTGGTCGACATAGAGAGGGCGGTAGCCGAACTGAGGAGGGTCGCTGCAATGCGTCTGATTGTGGTGGTCCCGATGCAAAGGGAATATAAGTACACCTTCGACCTGCACCTACACTTCTTTCCCTATCCCTTCAGTCTGCTGAAGCTGATGAAGAACCCGGAAGCCATTTGTGTGGTGATCGGCAACGACCTTTACTACTGCGAGGAGCGCCAGGGGCAGAACGCCGGCTAA
- a CDS encoding WxcM-like domain-containing protein gives MKYFVHDKALVESSKIGNNTRVWAFAHILPGATVGSECNICDNVFIENDVVLGERVTVKCGVQLWDGVVLEDDVFVGPNATFTNDLFPRSKKYPEQFAKTIVRQGASIGANATILAGVCIGKNAMVGAGAVVTKNVPPNAIVVGNPARIHGYVTSKPAAASVPQKSPSQMPEEFKSLTGTTLHRMPIITDMRGSLSSGELAKMLPFIPKRYFLVFDVPNKEVRGEHSHKQLHQFLVCVKGACSLLVDDSVHREEILLNSPNIGAHIPPMVWGVQYNFSPDAVLMVLASDAYDPDDYVRNYDDFLAMRGAV, from the coding sequence ATGAAATATTTTGTACATGATAAGGCGTTGGTTGAGTCTTCGAAGATAGGAAACAACACTCGTGTATGGGCTTTTGCCCACATACTACCGGGTGCCACGGTGGGGTCGGAATGCAACATCTGCGACAACGTGTTCATCGAAAATGACGTAGTTCTCGGCGAGAGGGTGACCGTCAAGTGCGGTGTGCAACTCTGGGATGGGGTGGTGCTTGAGGACGATGTCTTTGTCGGTCCCAACGCTACCTTTACCAACGACCTTTTCCCCCGCAGCAAAAAGTACCCTGAGCAATTCGCAAAGACCATAGTGCGCCAAGGGGCCTCCATAGGCGCGAATGCCACCATCCTCGCCGGAGTCTGCATCGGGAAGAACGCCATGGTGGGCGCTGGCGCCGTGGTCACGAAGAATGTCCCTCCCAACGCCATAGTCGTCGGCAACCCCGCTCGCATCCACGGTTACGTCACCAGTAAGCCCGCCGCCGCAAGTGTTCCTCAGAAGAGCCCATCCCAGATGCCGGAGGAATTCAAGAGCCTCACCGGCACGACGTTGCACCGAATGCCGATCATCACCGACATGCGTGGCAGCCTCTCCTCCGGCGAGTTGGCAAAGATGCTACCGTTCATACCTAAGCGGTATTTTCTCGTTTTTGACGTCCCCAATAAGGAGGTCCGGGGAGAGCACTCCCATAAACAGTTGCACCAGTTCCTAGTCTGCGTCAAGGGGGCATGCTCACTACTTGTAGACGATTCGGTTCACAGAGAGGAGATCCTGCTCAATTCCCCAAATATCGGAGCCCACATCCCTCCGATGGTCTGGGGGGTGCAGTACAACTTCTCCCCTGACGCGGTCCTTATGGTACTTGCCTCCGACGCATACGATCCCGATGACTACGTCAGAAACTACGACGATTTCTTGGCCATGAGGGGAGCAGTATGA
- a CDS encoding DegT/DnrJ/EryC1/StrS family aminotransferase → MSLSIPFLNLRSTYDELSAEIDQAYHRVMDSGWYILGNEVTLFEQEFAAYCGAEHCVGVGNGLDALHLIMRAMGIGEGDEVIVPANTYIATILAVIYTGATPVLVEPSLNTYTLNPALVEKAVTSRTKAILPVHLYGFPADMDPINAIAREHSLKVIEDAAQAHGTSYRGRRAGTLGDAAGFSFYPGKNLGAFGDGGAVVTNDGEIADRVRVLRNYGSRVKYQNETIGYNTRLDEMHAAVLRIKLRKLDEWNDRRRALADYYLNGLKGLDLVLPEVPSFGEHIWHLFVVRSADRDNLQKKLAAAGIGTMIHYPIPPHLQPACAYLGLSQGTFPITEAIHREVLSLPMGPHLLQSEVQSVIDTAGRCL, encoded by the coding sequence ATGAGTTTGAGCATCCCATTTCTGAACCTCCGCTCCACCTACGATGAGTTAAGCGCCGAGATCGATCAGGCCTACCATAGGGTCATGGATTCCGGCTGGTACATTTTGGGCAACGAGGTCACCCTGTTTGAGCAGGAGTTCGCCGCCTACTGTGGCGCTGAACACTGCGTCGGCGTCGGTAACGGTTTGGATGCGTTGCACCTGATCATGAGAGCGATGGGGATTGGGGAGGGGGACGAGGTAATTGTTCCCGCTAACACCTATATTGCCACCATACTTGCTGTCATCTACACGGGTGCGACCCCTGTGCTGGTCGAACCGTCGCTAAATACCTACACCTTGAACCCGGCGCTGGTGGAGAAGGCGGTGACGAGCCGCACCAAAGCGATTCTTCCGGTGCATCTCTATGGTTTTCCAGCGGACATGGACCCCATCAACGCCATAGCCCGCGAACACAGTCTGAAGGTGATCGAGGACGCGGCTCAGGCTCACGGCACTAGCTACCGCGGACGGCGCGCCGGAACCCTCGGCGACGCAGCCGGTTTCAGTTTCTATCCAGGCAAGAACCTCGGTGCCTTCGGCGACGGCGGCGCAGTCGTCACCAACGACGGCGAGATCGCCGACCGGGTGCGGGTCTTGCGAAACTACGGATCGCGAGTCAAGTACCAGAACGAGACCATTGGCTACAACACCCGGCTGGACGAAATGCACGCCGCAGTGCTGCGAATCAAGCTGCGCAAGCTAGATGAGTGGAATGACAGGCGCAGGGCCCTTGCCGACTACTATCTGAATGGGCTAAAAGGGCTCGACCTCGTGCTGCCGGAGGTTCCCTCCTTCGGAGAACATATCTGGCATCTTTTCGTAGTGAGGAGCGCCGACCGGGACAACCTGCAGAAGAAGCTTGCCGCGGCTGGCATCGGCACCATGATCCATTACCCCATCCCGCCACATCTACAACCGGCCTGCGCCTACCTGGGCCTCTCCCAGGGGACGTTTCCGATCACTGAGGCCATCCATCGCGAAGTGCTAAGCCTGCCCATGGGGCCACATCTCCTGCAGTCGGAAGTCCAAAGCGTCATTGATACAGCGGGACGGTGCCTGTGA
- a CDS encoding acyltransferase: protein MRALYRLLLVLLTRMRHAWYRLCLRFQTTALRGGLNVGKNVLLQVPLRCDGYGKVSIGDDTAFGSRPAPKAGNGEVLIQARAAEAVIQIGRNVLFSNNISLISTVGITIGDDCLVGDNLLVMDTDFHGIHPAERRTSPGTSRPVTVGKNVWFGSRVIVQKGVTIGDNSVIASQSVVTRDIPPNSVAGGNPAKVLRTLDGC from the coding sequence GTGAGAGCCCTCTACCGTCTGCTGCTTGTTTTACTCACTCGCATGCGCCACGCTTGGTATCGGCTCTGCCTGAGGTTCCAGACCACGGCGCTTAGGGGCGGACTAAACGTCGGCAAGAACGTTCTGCTGCAGGTCCCACTGCGCTGTGACGGATACGGCAAGGTATCCATTGGCGACGACACGGCCTTCGGCTCACGCCCCGCGCCTAAGGCAGGCAATGGCGAGGTGTTGATTCAGGCGCGCGCCGCCGAAGCCGTTATCCAGATCGGACGTAACGTCCTTTTCTCCAACAACATCTCGCTCATCTCCACGGTCGGGATAACCATCGGCGATGACTGCCTGGTAGGGGACAATCTGCTTGTGATGGATACCGACTTCCACGGCATTCACCCTGCCGAACGCAGGACCAGTCCCGGCACGTCGAGGCCGGTCACGGTCGGCAAGAACGTCTGGTTCGGAAGCAGGGTAATCGTGCAGAAAGGTGTCACCATCGGCGACAACTCGGTCATCGCCTCGCAGTCGGTAGTGACGCGCGACATTCCCCCAAACTCTGTGGCCGGGGGCAATCCCGCCAAAGTACTTAGGACCCTCGATGGCTGCTGA